One Thiocapsa bogorovii DNA segment encodes these proteins:
- a CDS encoding DUF4139 domain-containing protein: protein MSATIGAAVDREQRIDDSAQESLAVTIYNADLALVKDRRRVTLNSAENRLAWRNVSQRIRPETALLAETSGTLSVDLLEQNFDFDLLTPESLLQKYVGRTVQVIRTNDAGEQEIEDAIVLAANPAPVLRYADRIETAVVGHLAFPDVPEDLRDQPTLVLHLNAATGGEGLFELSYLTGGLAWKADYVADLSADGEQMDINGWVTLTNQSGIAYRGAQVQLVAGEVNQVTENLPMPMMARGMVMSADAAMPEEETLAEYHLYTLPRPTDILNNQTKQVALLTAPRVPVTRELLVSGQPYVYQSRTSDGWTKLPVAATLRFENKGGSLGIPLPKGIMRVYAKDSRGNAQFVGEDAVDHSPKNETVTLKLGESFDVTARRRQTEFKKLAGTSAYDYAYETAFELELKNAKEAPVTVKVTEQIPGDWTMQQESQPHTKEASNLASWTLAVPAEGTTILTWRVQVRF from the coding sequence ATGTCCGCAACCATCGGAGCTGCCGTGGACCGGGAACAACGCATCGACGACAGCGCCCAAGAGTCGCTCGCGGTCACCATCTACAACGCCGATCTCGCCCTGGTGAAGGATCGCCGACGCGTCACCCTGAACTCGGCCGAGAACCGTCTCGCATGGCGCAACGTCTCACAGCGGATCCGACCCGAGACCGCCCTGCTCGCCGAGACTTCGGGGACACTTTCGGTTGACCTGCTGGAGCAGAACTTCGACTTCGATCTGCTCACCCCCGAAAGCCTCCTCCAAAAGTATGTCGGGCGCACCGTGCAGGTGATCCGCACCAACGACGCGGGTGAGCAGGAGATCGAAGACGCGATCGTCCTTGCCGCGAACCCGGCGCCGGTCCTGCGCTATGCGGATCGGATCGAGACCGCCGTGGTCGGCCATCTCGCCTTCCCCGACGTGCCGGAGGATCTGCGTGATCAGCCCACACTCGTTCTGCATCTGAATGCCGCGACCGGCGGCGAAGGTCTATTCGAGCTGTCCTATCTGACCGGCGGACTCGCCTGGAAGGCGGACTATGTCGCCGACCTCTCCGCCGACGGCGAACAGATGGACATCAACGGATGGGTCACCCTGACCAACCAGAGCGGCATCGCCTATCGGGGCGCTCAGGTGCAGTTGGTGGCGGGGGAGGTCAATCAGGTCACGGAAAACCTGCCGATGCCGATGATGGCGCGCGGCATGGTCATGTCGGCCGATGCGGCGATGCCGGAGGAAGAGACCCTCGCCGAGTACCATCTCTACACCCTGCCCCGCCCCACCGACATCCTGAACAACCAGACCAAGCAGGTCGCGCTGCTGACAGCACCACGTGTCCCGGTCACCCGCGAGCTCCTCGTCAGCGGCCAACCCTATGTCTATCAGTCCCGCACTTCCGACGGATGGACCAAGCTGCCGGTCGCTGCCACCCTGCGTTTCGAAAACAAGGGCGGCAGCCTCGGTATCCCGCTTCCGAAAGGGATCATGCGCGTCTACGCCAAGGACAGCCGAGGCAACGCCCAATTCGTCGGCGAAGACGCCGTCGACCATAGCCCGAAGAACGAGACCGTCACGCTCAAGCTCGGTGAAAGCTTCGACGTCACCGCACGCCGCCGCCAGACCGAGTTCAAGAAGCTCGCCGGGACAAGCGCTTATGACTACGCCTACGAGACTGCGTTCGAGTTGGAGTTGAAGAACGCCAAGGAGGCCCCGGTCACCGTCAAGGTCACGGAGCAGATCCCCGGCGACTGGACCATGCAGCAGGAGAGTCAACCGCATACCAAAGAGGCATCGAACCTCGCTTCCTGGACGCTGGCAGTCCCCGCCGAGGGCACGACGATCCTGACCTGGCGGGTGCAGGTCAGGTTCTGA
- a CDS encoding AMP-dependent synthetase/ligase — protein sequence MLLFDQTGTTGVSTRLLDLISAEAAVSLCGLLLERVARTPDEVAYVQFDEPTQTWIETTWRDTARTVAHWQAALTREGLSPGDRVAIMMRNRREWVAFDLAALGLGLVTVPLYPNDRAEAIRHILDEAGVRLLLLETAAQRVELSAIDPTLARLKRLLILEPGETALPADTHAVSDWLGEALTSSDHRPIDRVDNPDALATIVYTSGTTGHPKGVMLSHRNILWNAEASLALIPARVEDRFLSFLPLSHTLERTAGCVLPIMAGSSVTFARSIPQLAEDLLQIQPTVMIAVPRIFERVHAKLRERLDGESPLKRRLFEHAVSTGWARFEHSQGRARWHPRLLAAPLLDRLVGAKIRARFGGRLRVAVCGGAPLAPDIAHVFLGLGVPLVQGYGLTETSPVISVSPLDDNIPESVGRPLPGLEYRIGDLDELIVRSPGVMSGYWKQPQATAEVLDAEGWLKTGDQVRIQDGHIFITGRIKDVLVLANGEKVAPADIELAITVDPLFEQVLVIGEGRPFLSALVVLNLDVYARVAQAEGLPADPMIADADGRLEPVLQDRIERKLTGFSGYAKIRRVALAACPWSIENDRMTPTMKLKRAKILADYREALTRLYVGHEH from the coding sequence ATGTTGCTGTTCGATCAAACCGGAACGACGGGCGTCTCCACGCGCCTGCTCGATCTCATCTCGGCCGAAGCGGCCGTCAGCCTCTGCGGCCTCTTGCTCGAACGTGTCGCACGCACCCCGGATGAAGTGGCCTACGTTCAGTTCGACGAGCCCACACAGACCTGGATCGAGACGACGTGGCGCGACACCGCCCGCACGGTCGCGCATTGGCAAGCGGCCCTGACGCGCGAGGGTCTCTCGCCCGGGGACCGTGTAGCCATCATGATGCGCAATCGGCGCGAATGGGTTGCCTTCGATCTGGCCGCGCTCGGTCTGGGCCTAGTCACGGTGCCGCTCTATCCCAACGACCGGGCCGAGGCGATCCGGCACATCCTCGACGAGGCAGGCGTTCGACTCCTGCTGCTCGAGACCGCCGCGCAACGCGTCGAGTTGTCCGCGATCGACCCGACGCTCGCCCGGCTCAAACGTCTGCTCATCCTGGAGCCGGGCGAAACGGCGCTGCCCGCCGACACGCACGCGGTAAGCGATTGGCTCGGCGAGGCGCTGACCTCGAGCGATCATCGCCCCATCGACCGGGTCGACAACCCCGACGCCTTGGCGACCATCGTCTACACCTCCGGCACGACCGGGCATCCGAAGGGGGTGATGCTCAGCCATCGCAACATCCTCTGGAACGCCGAGGCATCGCTCGCCCTCATCCCGGCCAGGGTGGAAGACCGCTTCCTCTCCTTCCTGCCGCTCTCGCACACGCTCGAGCGGACCGCCGGATGCGTGCTGCCGATCATGGCGGGCTCCAGTGTCACCTTTGCGCGGTCGATCCCGCAGCTGGCCGAAGACCTGCTGCAGATCCAACCGACCGTGATGATCGCGGTCCCGCGCATCTTCGAGCGGGTCCATGCCAAGCTGCGCGAGCGGCTCGACGGCGAATCCCCGTTGAAGCGCCGGCTCTTCGAGCACGCCGTCAGCACCGGCTGGGCGCGTTTCGAGCACAGCCAGGGGCGAGCGCGTTGGCACCCGCGCCTGCTCGCCGCTCCGCTGCTCGACCGGCTGGTGGGCGCCAAGATCCGCGCGCGTTTCGGCGGACGCCTGCGGGTTGCCGTCTGCGGCGGGGCACCCTTGGCACCGGACATCGCACACGTCTTCCTCGGCCTCGGCGTTCCGCTCGTGCAGGGCTACGGGCTCACCGAGACCAGCCCCGTGATCAGCGTCAGCCCGCTCGACGACAACATCCCCGAAAGCGTCGGCCGGCCGCTGCCCGGACTCGAGTACCGGATCGGAGACCTCGACGAGCTGATCGTGCGCTCGCCCGGCGTCATGTCCGGCTACTGGAAACAGCCGCAAGCGACCGCCGAGGTGCTCGACGCCGAGGGTTGGCTCAAGACCGGCGACCAGGTCCGCATCCAGGACGGCCACATCTTCATTACCGGCCGTATCAAGGACGTCCTGGTGCTCGCCAACGGCGAGAAGGTCGCGCCGGCCGATATCGAGCTGGCCATCACCGTTGACCCGCTCTTCGAGCAAGTCCTGGTCATCGGCGAAGGACGCCCCTTCCTGAGCGCGCTCGTGGTTCTGAACCTGGATGTCTACGCCCGGGTAGCACAAGCGGAAGGACTGCCGGCCGATCCCATGATCGCCGATGCCGACGGCCGATTGGAGCCCGTTCTGCAAGACAGGATCGAGCGCAAGCTCACCGGCTTCTCCGGTTATGCGAAGATCCGACGCGTGGCGTTGGCCGCCTGCCCCTGGTCTATCGAGAACGATCGCATGACGCCGACGATGAAGCTCAAACGGGCTAAGATCCTGGCCGACTATCGCGAGGCGCTCACCCGACTCTATGTGGGACACGAGCATTGA
- a CDS encoding sll1863 family stress response protein, with amino-acid sequence MIDRKVYIEKMKAKMDEWDADMEKLQAKTESAQADMKLQYEEQMERLRQQQDEAREMLTKMTNASEAAWEDMRKGMESAWEATSKAFMDAFSRFK; translated from the coding sequence ATGATCGACCGCAAAGTGTATATCGAAAAAATGAAGGCCAAGATGGACGAGTGGGACGCGGACATGGAGAAACTTCAGGCCAAGACTGAGAGTGCTCAGGCCGACATGAAGCTCCAATACGAGGAGCAGATGGAGCGACTGAGACAACAGCAGGACGAAGCCCGCGAGATGCTGACGAAGATGACCAACGCGAGCGAAGCGGCCTGGGAGGACATGCGCAAAGGCATGGAGAGCGCGTGGGAAGCCACCAGCAAGGCATTCATGGACGCCTTCTCGCGCTTCAAATAG
- the ychF gene encoding redox-regulated ATPase YchF, protein MGFKCGIVGLPNVGKSTLFNALTKATIAAENYPFCTIDPNVGVVPLPDPRLDVLAAIVKPQRVIPTTMQFVDIAGLVAGASKGEGLGNKFLANIRETDAIAHVVRCFENDDVVHVAGRVDPLDDIEVINTELALADLESVTKALDRAERMVKTGDKKILARKAVLEQIRDQLDAGKPVRAMGLDAEALREVRDLFLLTAKPTLYIANVAEDGFVDNPILDKVVALAAEEGAEVVPVCAAIEAEIFDLEDEERDEFLAELGLTEPGLNRVVRAGYRLLGLETYFTAGEKEVRAWTIPAGVRAPQAAAVIHTDFERGFIRAEVIAYDDFVACKGEQGAKEAGKLRSEGKEYVVKDGDVVHFRFNV, encoded by the coding sequence ATGGGATTCAAATGCGGGATCGTCGGCCTGCCCAACGTCGGCAAGTCGACCCTCTTCAATGCCCTGACCAAGGCGACGATCGCGGCGGAGAATTACCCCTTCTGCACGATCGATCCGAACGTCGGCGTGGTGCCCCTGCCGGATCCGCGTCTGGATGTCCTTGCCGCCATCGTCAAGCCCCAGCGGGTGATTCCGACGACCATGCAGTTCGTGGACATCGCCGGTCTGGTCGCCGGCGCATCCAAGGGCGAGGGGCTCGGGAACAAGTTTCTGGCCAACATTCGCGAAACCGACGCCATAGCCCATGTGGTGCGCTGCTTCGAGAACGACGACGTGGTACATGTCGCCGGGCGGGTCGATCCGCTGGACGACATCGAGGTCATCAACACCGAGTTGGCGCTCGCGGACCTGGAGTCGGTGACCAAGGCCCTTGATCGCGCCGAGCGCATGGTCAAGACGGGCGACAAAAAGATCCTGGCCCGCAAGGCCGTGCTTGAGCAGATCCGCGATCAGCTCGATGCCGGTAAGCCGGTCCGCGCGATGGGCTTGGATGCGGAGGCGCTGCGGGAGGTTCGCGATCTCTTCCTGCTGACGGCCAAGCCGACCCTCTATATCGCCAACGTCGCCGAAGACGGCTTCGTCGACAACCCGATTCTGGATAAGGTGGTCGCGCTCGCCGCGGAGGAGGGTGCCGAGGTCGTGCCCGTCTGCGCCGCCATCGAGGCCGAGATCTTCGACCTGGAGGACGAGGAGCGCGACGAATTCCTCGCCGAGCTTGGGCTAACGGAACCGGGTCTGAACCGTGTGGTGCGGGCCGGCTATCGCTTGCTGGGGCTCGAAACCTATTTCACCGCCGGCGAGAAGGAGGTCCGAGCCTGGACCATCCCGGCCGGGGTGCGCGCCCCGCAGGCCGCTGCCGTCATCCACACCGATTTCGAGCGTGGATTCATCCGCGCCGAGGTCATCGCCTACGACGACTTCGTCGCCTGTAAGGGCGAACAGGGTGCCAAAGAGGCCGGCAAGCTGCGTTCGGAGGGCAAGGAATACGTCGTCAAGGACGGCGACGTGGTTCACTTCAGGTTCAACGTTTAG
- a CDS encoding zinc-binding metallopeptidase family protein gives MKTFVCQSCGQPVFFENTHCTRCGAVLGFLPDQMRLSALVDAGDGIWAAAPPSPSSRARPPGFLGRLFRTRAPEPGPGATRHYRKCLNYAEHDVCNWMVPAESPARFCLACAPNRIVPNLGRPGNLEKWARIERGKRRLAYGLLRLGLSVETRHQNPEQGLAFDFLSSEDAPPDQPIMTGHASGLITINIDEADPALRERARLDMDERYRTLIGHFRHEIGHYYWDTLILDGGRLEDFRALFGNEQTDYGEALQRYYEAGPPADWQDRFITPYASAHPWEDWAETWAHYMHMVDTLETAGHFGIEVEWPLPDGSRAVSDPDFDPYDLKDFQLMIEHWLPLTYAINSLNRSMGQQDLYPFVLPQPAIDKMAYIHRTIRAAAKRS, from the coding sequence ATGAAGACATTCGTCTGTCAGTCTTGCGGTCAACCGGTCTTCTTCGAAAATACCCATTGCACCCGCTGCGGCGCCGTCTTGGGATTCCTTCCGGATCAGATGCGCCTCTCGGCGCTCGTCGATGCGGGAGACGGGATCTGGGCCGCGGCGCCCCCATCCCCGTCGAGCCGGGCACGACCTCCCGGCTTCCTCGGCCGTCTCTTTCGCACGCGTGCTCCCGAACCCGGTCCGGGTGCAACTCGGCACTATCGCAAATGCCTCAACTACGCCGAGCACGACGTCTGCAATTGGATGGTGCCGGCGGAGAGCCCCGCCCGATTCTGTCTCGCGTGCGCCCCGAATCGCATCGTGCCCAACCTCGGGCGGCCCGGCAACCTGGAGAAATGGGCTCGCATCGAGCGCGGCAAGCGGCGCTTGGCCTACGGACTGCTGCGGCTCGGACTCTCGGTCGAGACACGGCATCAGAATCCCGAGCAGGGCCTCGCCTTCGATTTCCTCAGCAGCGAAGACGCGCCGCCCGATCAACCGATCATGACCGGCCACGCCTCGGGGCTCATCACCATCAATATCGACGAGGCCGATCCGGCACTGCGCGAGCGGGCACGGCTCGACATGGACGAGCGATATCGCACCCTGATCGGCCACTTCCGCCATGAAATCGGCCACTATTACTGGGACACCCTCATCCTCGACGGCGGGCGGTTGGAGGATTTTCGCGCCCTGTTCGGGAACGAGCAGACCGATTACGGAGAGGCCTTGCAACGCTATTACGAGGCCGGCCCACCTGCCGACTGGCAGGATCGGTTCATCACCCCTTACGCCAGTGCGCACCCTTGGGAAGACTGGGCAGAGACCTGGGCGCACTACATGCACATGGTCGACACCCTGGAAACCGCGGGGCATTTCGGCATCGAGGTCGAATGGCCGCTTCCGGACGGGAGCCGAGCGGTCTCGGATCCCGACTTCGACCCCTACGATCTGAAGGATTTTCAGCTGATGATCGAGCATTGGCTGCCGCTCACATACGCGATCAACAGCCTGAATCGCAGTATGGGCCAGCAAGACCTTTACCCCTTCGTCCTGCCGCAGCCGGCCATCGATAAGATGGCCTATATCCACAGGACGATCCGCGCGGCAGCCAAGCGATCTTAG
- a CDS encoding TIGR04283 family arsenosugar biosynthesis glycosyltransferase gives MMRRGSSISVVIPTLNEAKDIVSLLAALVPVRTAGGEILIVDGDSPDGTAGVAAPHADRVLSAPRGRAAQMNAGAAAARGDLLVFLHADTRAPIETLLRLPDWLARSGRSWGRFDVRIEGHHPLLPCIAWSMSQRSRLTGIATGDQAIFVERALFEHVGGYPEIPLMEDIALSRRLKRHGPPLCVREHVVTSGRRWESKGVARTVLLMWWLRLAYALGVHPDRLSRIYGHRSRPD, from the coding sequence ATCATGCGCAGAGGGTCAAGCATCTCCGTCGTTATCCCGACCCTCAACGAGGCGAAGGACATCGTCTCGCTCCTTGCGGCACTCGTACCCGTCCGCACGGCAGGCGGCGAGATCCTGATCGTCGACGGGGACAGTCCGGACGGCACGGCCGGTGTCGCCGCACCCCATGCGGACCGCGTTCTGAGCGCACCGCGCGGCCGCGCCGCCCAGATGAACGCCGGCGCCGCGGCAGCCCGGGGCGATCTCCTTGTCTTTCTGCACGCGGACACGCGAGCGCCGATCGAGACGCTGCTTCGACTTCCCGATTGGCTCGCGCGCAGCGGGCGATCCTGGGGCCGCTTCGACGTGCGGATCGAGGGGCACCATCCACTCCTCCCGTGCATCGCCTGGAGCATGAGCCAACGTTCGCGTCTTACCGGGATCGCCACCGGAGATCAGGCGATCTTCGTGGAACGAGCCCTGTTCGAGCACGTCGGCGGTTATCCCGAGATCCCCTTGATGGAGGACATCGCACTGTCGCGTCGGCTCAAGCGCCACGGACCACCGCTGTGTGTGCGCGAGCACGTCGTCACCTCGGGGCGGCGCTGGGAGAGCAAGGGTGTCGCTCGCACCGTGCTGCTCATGTGGTGGTTGCGACTGGCCTATGCACTCGGCGTCCATCCCGACCGGCTGTCGCGCATCTACGGGCATCGTTCGCGGCCGGATTGA
- the galE gene encoding UDP-glucose 4-epimerase GalE, whose protein sequence is MHDTIGIPILVTGGAGYIGSHACKLLHQAGYRPIVYDNLVHGHRWAVRWGPLEEGDIRDRARLDAVFESHRPAAVMHFAAFCYVGESVQHPGKYYRNNVAGTLTLLEAMRDHGVAPLVFSSTCATYGDPRSERIDEDHPQNPINPYGASKLMVERMLADFDRAHGLRAIALRYFNAAGADPEAEIGEDHDPETHLIPLAIAAAAGTGPGLTVYGTDYDTPDGTCIRDYIHVADLAQAHLRALEALLGGAPSRVYNLGNGQGFSVRDVIAATERVTGSTVPVEFGARRAGDPPRLVGDASRIHDELGWVPAYASLDAIIRTAWDWHRGPALEREDRD, encoded by the coding sequence ATGCACGACACCATCGGAATACCCATCCTCGTCACAGGCGGAGCGGGTTATATCGGGAGCCACGCCTGCAAGCTGCTTCACCAAGCCGGTTACCGCCCCATCGTCTACGATAATCTGGTGCATGGCCATCGTTGGGCGGTGCGTTGGGGGCCTCTCGAAGAGGGCGACATTCGGGACCGAGCGCGGCTCGATGCGGTATTCGAGAGCCATCGGCCCGCGGCGGTGATGCACTTCGCCGCGTTTTGCTACGTCGGCGAATCCGTCCAGCACCCGGGCAAGTACTACCGCAACAATGTTGCCGGAACCCTGACCCTGCTCGAGGCGATGCGCGATCACGGTGTCGCTCCGCTCGTGTTCTCGAGCACCTGCGCCACCTACGGCGACCCGCGCAGCGAACGCATCGACGAAGACCACCCGCAGAACCCGATCAATCCTTACGGCGCGTCCAAGCTCATGGTCGAGCGTATGCTCGCCGACTTCGACAGAGCCCACGGTCTGCGCGCGATCGCGCTGCGTTATTTCAACGCCGCCGGTGCGGACCCGGAAGCCGAGATCGGCGAGGATCATGATCCGGAGACTCACCTCATCCCGCTCGCCATCGCGGCCGCTGCTGGAACTGGACCCGGACTCACCGTCTACGGCACCGATTACGACACGCCCGACGGAACCTGCATCCGCGACTACATCCACGTCGCCGATCTCGCCCAAGCGCATCTCCGGGCACTTGAGGCACTGCTCGGCGGGGCGCCGAGTCGCGTCTACAACCTGGGCAACGGTCAGGGCTTCTCGGTACGCGATGTCATCGCCGCCACCGAGCGGGTCACGGGGTCGACTGTGCCCGTCGAATTCGGCGCGCGCCGTGCCGGTGATCCGCCGCGCCTGGTCGGGGATGCGAGCCGCATCCACGACGAGTTGGGTTGGGTGCCCGCCTACGCGAGCCTCGACGCCATTATCCGCACTGCGTGGGATTGGCACCGCGGGCCGGCGTTGGAGCGAGAGGACAGGGACTGA